GCTTTTAACAACAAAACGACTCTAGAGATAGAAGTAAAAAAGACAAGAAAGACATTCAAAAAGTCTATAAGAAACTTAAAGGCCCCGAACACTTGATTCACAAATTGGGCCACAATCACATGCAAGGAAGTGAAAAGGTTGAGTTGCCAAATTCTGAGATATGCATGAACAATTGTGAACCATTATGGCAAGCCTCATTTCACTCATATGATATGATGATCAGTCAAGTTTTGGGGGGTCGGGTACTTTTTCAAAAAACACACTAGGTATTTGAACAAAAGACCAACCATAGCTCTTCCATTTTGAACTAATTGCGAGTTGTTTGTTAATGAATGATTAAGTACAGAACATTCTTCTATGAAGCTAATTTACTGTGAGGAACTTGTAAGTCCAGAAATGACCAAATCTCTGAGAACTTGTCTATATCAATGCATAGACACAGTATACCACTCTAATAAGATTTTCAAGTACCCAATTTCCCCCTCTCTATTATCGAAATATGGCCTAGATTTACCTATTGGGGAGGATTCTCACATGCATTTTGTGtggaaaaatacaaccaaatgcTAAAAACGAGACAATTAAGATAATATACCTTGTAAAGATCAATGAGCAcattatcaagagattcttgcgtTTCCTGAGAGCAAAGACTACGAAAACACTTAATTGCTTCAATAGATACATCGAAGCGATTATGCTTCTTCACTGTAACAAGCTTGCTTGCATCCTTTTTGATCATCTGTAACCAAATCACCAATAGAAAGAGGGGTTTATCAAATCCAAAACTGTTCGTTGAAATGCCTAACTGAATAAATAACAAAACCCTAAcaaaatcttcataagaaagggcTAAAATCACTAATCGAACAAAACCCACAAAAAATTAACGAATGAAACGGAGAATTACCAGATCGTTTTTAACATACGGAGAATCAACTTCATTACTTGGAGATTGAAAATAATCGGCTGAAGAAGGGATGGTCATCTTCTTTTCTGATGATAAAGGAGAAGGTTTTAATGGTGGAAATGGAGATGATTTTACTGTTCGGGGTGTTACAGGAGTAAAACCTTGAATTATCTTCATAATTTGAtgaattcagaaaccctaattgtagTACTTTCAAAACAGAGATCAATAGAGACAATTGGAGTCAAATTCTCTAATTCTAACAGAAACCCTTTGTTTTTTAAACGGTAATTAACAATTATTTGATCTGTAAAAGATTCTTGCTTTCCTCAGAATtcagattgaaaaaaaaaatggtgaagAACAAAAGGGGGAAAAGTGAAAATCCAGacgttgttttttctttttttttttgaaacattaatATAGCCGTTTATTAAAACGGATATTATTCGGGCCGGGTTTGCTAAATGCCTCATGGAGGAGACCCGTATGAAGTATCACTTGTTCCGCGCTGCCAATTTTGCCTAGTCGCCTAAAGCCGGGTACAACTCGTCCGGGTTTCAGAGCATTCATGGAAGCATTAGATCGGCAAAGAATTTGGTATACACGAGTTTTGAATCTTAGATCACTCACataatttttcaaaaataaaaattatccaTTATTATTAATCATTAGCTACTGATATAAAGATTAATATATAAAAGGAAATTTACAGCGGTCAATATTTTAGATCCAGTTATTGTTAAAATAAATCCTCATCCAAACTCTTTAGATATTATTTATTTTAGCGAAAATCTTGGCATGCCTGTATTCATTAGAAAATATCTAGATGTCTCTTAAAATTCTAAATCCATGATTTTAAAATTTAATTtcttcttgaagatgtgaagaagcaaggagctacaacgacaacaatcatccttcctcttgatgttagtgatatttgacttgaactgtttcattccctaatgtatctttcaagtcgtgcatattgaaaacataattgtggagcatatatgaactctatagAGACATAGTTTTAAGGGATagaatacgaggtttattgcttaaccattaaattttgtagataagacatcgccataatcatttgaatgctattgtgattatgtatgggtatgaggtgaggatttcatcctagggaaaaatgtttacatgtgttataaggaagtaagatcataaacttgtttgtggaccgaaaaggaaattgccaagtgttattggttttgttattcattgcatatcttatgaacaaccaatatgtgtgatagagtataattgctcacaacttgttgtgttcttggtagaattgttcacaaaggcctgacttatgtattggtttaacttttattagtaaaaccgatcttaagtaatcacatgtggtatgatcgaattttgtatgtctgacctagtaagggaaagggaatcgatccttgtatgggaaagggaaccgatccttgtaagggaaagggaaccgatccttgtaagaggtgcagtacatcaaggggaactgatccttgtatgtggtgcaacaaggtttatagcagtaagaggaaccgatcctatggacatgtgcaacacatataagttagataccatatatatgtggggaatcgatcctggtacctagtcaaccgaatttttgtaaagctagtgtgactatgcttagtactcacatagaggtaaaactgaaacttgttttggtagaaccgtaaacccatgattgtgattgaatgttgtttgatcaatcacatagttcttgaaagtcagatgaaccaattctaaatttgtttggaagtgtggcaaatcgctttcaaggttttaagtgtgaaagagaacttacaaagtacaAATGTCGACAAattttgaacacgtgttgtgaatgtttatttctttatgttcaAAGATAATCCTTaacggataagggaagagaatcccgggatcgaaacataagtaagttaataatcttttaactaaggttatcaatttcattttgtagagaaattacagaattagtaatgtgcatttactaattagattttccgagagattttgatcgttatttttggacagagcatttccaggaattatgaaaaccgaatttgtgcttttatgaatatcttgagaatattctcggttttggaaattccttggtatccatacttccttgtctataaatacatgaaGTATTCCTTTCTAGCAGTCCAGAATGACACTGTGACTCATTCAATGGTGACAAGAGATAAATTTGGCATCACAAAACCGATTCAAAAGTTATGTTAAACTGCCTCTAAACATCCTCTACCTGATGAAGACTTCATGGAACCTACTTGCTAAACAAAAAATCCAAAATGGAGGATATCAATGGATTTTCAAATTAATGTCCTTATTCGCAATGGTACATTCTCGTTAGTTAAGTGTGAAAAAAGAATGGGTTTACCGAGTAAAACGGAATCATGATGGCAGTATTGAAAGATATAAGGCACAATTAGTGGCAAAAGGCTATAATCAACAAGAAGGTATTGACTATGACGAGACCCTTAGACTTGTTATAAAACCTTGCACAATTCGGCTTGTGTTATCAATTGAAGTGATGAACCAACGGAacattaaacaacttgatgttgATAATGCGTTTTTGCATGGCCAGTTAGAAAAGGACGTCTCTATGCAACAGCCAGCTGGTTATATTGACCCTAAGTATCCAAACCATGTATGCAAATTACATAAAGCATTGTATAGTCTTAAGAAGGCGCCACGGGCCTGGTATTCCAAGCTCGTTGCACAAGCTTGGTTTCAAGGGGTCAACAGCAGATAGATCTTTGTTTGTCTTGCAGACTGCAGAGTCCATCACTTATGTACTCGTATATATTGATGATATTATTATCATAGGATCGCAGCCATCTCAGATATAACAACTTATTGCAGATCTTGGGGATGCTTTTGCTTTGAAAGACATGGGAGATTTATCTTTCTTCTTAGGAATCGAAGTTCTCAGGTAGGGAAATGAGATGGTTGTTACTCATAAGAAATATGTTACGGGTCTCTAAAAGCGCACTAAACTGGACGATGTGAAACCAGTTTGTACTCCGTTGGCTCCTGTGTGAAGATATACAAAAAAGGCACTGAAAAGTTTAAAGATGCAAATTTATATCATAGTGTGGTAGGATCACTTCAGTACTTGCATCTGACAAGGCCTGATATCTCAGTGGCAGTAAATAAGGTTTGCTAGTACATGCATGATCCATACGTCGAACATTTGGAGCTTGTCAAATGAATTTCAACGTATCTCAAGAGTACTGTTGACTATGGTTTGCATCTGAAAAAATCCCAAGATTTTTCTCTCCAAGCTtactctgatgctgactgggctggAGGTTTGGATGATCGTCATTCAACTAGTGGAGATAATTTGATATCTTGGAgagcaagaaaacagaaaacggtTTTGAAATCAAGTACGGAAGCAGAATATAGAGGGGTGACCATTGCAACTTTGGAGATTATCTGGATTCAGTCTTTGTTAAAGGAGTTAGGAGTTCTTACATCCACACCCATCTTGTGGTGTGATAATCTGGGTGCAATATATCTCACTGCGAATCCAGTTTTCCATGCAAAAACAAAGAACATTGAGATAAACTACCATTTTGTTAGGGAAGGAGTTGCAAATAAACAGCTGCAGATTAGGTTCATCAGCTCAAGAGATCTGTTGGTTGACATATTTACCAAGGGGCTCTCTGCACCAAGATTTCAAATAATTTGTTGCAAGCTGCACATTCGTCAGCTCAAGTACAACTTGGGGGAGGTGTTAAGGATAACATAGTTATCATTCCTAAAGACTCTCAACTAAGTCAGTCAGCAGAGCGAGTAAATGGGTAGAGTCTTCGGGTTAATTTTACGTTCAGTTTTTGTTAGTATTTTGAATCAGTTAAATATGTAACAACCATTTTGTAATCATCAGACTATAAATAAGACTATGAACTCCACAAGTTAAGTGTGGAAGTTATTCACCAAAAATATTTCTTAAGTGCTTGAACACGTATGATATACACTTTGAGCTTAGCCATCCATACCCTTTTTCTTGGGCTTGGCCATTTACTCCCATCTGCTTGATTAGTTCCATAAGCCTAGAAGTACATTCTGGAAGTATATAGAGAGCTTGTTGCCTAAGTAACACAGAAGTTATTCTGAAATATTCCATGTGATTAGGAGGGGAAGTTTGCGTAATTGTTATTGTCTCGAAATTAGGTTATAACCCTAGTTTGAAACATATAAATACATGGATTCGCAACATGCATTCTTCTATGCATAATCCCCTGTAAAAAAATTTAGCTAACTTAAGCAGAAGAGGGTTTTTCGTAAGAAGGTTGTTGTTCGATCAACAACAAAATTATCATCAGATTCGTGTCTGAGGTGAAAATATTTTACTGTAGAAACAAAAATCTTACCACGTAATATACCCCCTATACTGTTCGTGAGAAAATAAGGTTGTGCGTTTCGATCAACAACTAAACTATCATCAGATTGTTGTTTCGGGTAAAAATCTTTTACTGTACAAACAAAATCTTACCACGTAAGGCATAAGAGGTTCAACTCACAACTTTTCTTGCTTATTCGGGGTGAAAGGTAACAAAGGGAGAGAAAGCTTTTATGTCCTAAGCTTCGTTCTATACATTCGAAAGAGTTTATGTCATACTTTCAATGCTACCTTTGATGCAAGAATAAAGGCTATTAAAGAGGAATTGCAGCAATTTACGAATGTCCGGTCTATCTCTTCAAAACGCAACTTAGAACAATCATCAGTCGAGAACGTGGAGCTAAAGAGAGCGAAGATCTCAACGAAGGGGATTTTCAACTCATTAGTGAAACTGCAAAAGAGAATTAAACTTCTCTAATCGATCAATTCATTCACGACTCTCCTGCTTTAGTCAAGGTAAGAGTGGAACATGTCTGTCATTGCTAATGTTAAGGCGCCAGGAACTGAATTGCAATTTGCCATCGAAGAGTCTACTACGTTTTCATGTAGTGCAGCTAGTAGATTAATGTCCGAATTAATACATTTTCATGTAGTGTAGCTAGTTGATTAATGTCCGAATTAATACGCCGGATTCTATTTGGTGACTCCAAAAATCCAAATAGTTCGGGAAGCTCAGAAATTCACATACTGAGCTCGGGTTTGAATTTGAATTGGACGACTGTACTGTATAGTCCTGTCCCGTTTCAATGGGTTTCAGAATCAGATTTTTTACTTTAGGTACCTTATTCTGAACTGGGAAGTGTGTTGGATAGGCAATTGGATTTGCGACTTTTTACTCTTTATCAACAAGAAATATCTTGAAATGTTCTGTGAACTAATAATATAATTTCAACTGTTCcttaaaaaagtaaataaaaccaGCAATAACACAAAACCTTATAAGATATCTAAATGCTAACCCAGTCAAGAGATTGATCCGAGCTCTCCGACCAATTAGGTTCAATCCAACTGCAGCGTAACATCTCCTTTGATTCACGATAATCTCTAGCAGAATGTTTACTTCCAATACTGTGGTACATACCTGTATCAAGAGAATAGAACAGAATCCCTTCTTCATGCAACCTTGAAAAGTAGATTTTGTTCTCCATTTCACTTGTGGGAGCAACTGCGGAGATGCAAGAAGTATTGCTAACACACAACATATGTCGCCCCAAATTCGTAACTTCAACCCAAACCATCTCATTTAATCTAAAAATACGAACCCATTTCCCCAAATGGCCTAATAAAACACACATAAGTTTTCCTTCACACTCTACCAAGTAACTCTCATAGATAAACCCACAATTAGGCTGGGGTAACGTGGCTAAAACTTCCCAACTAATAACTCCATTCTCTTGTTTAGATACTCCTAAAGTTCCATTCAAGTCTAAGCAATAAAATGCCCCGTTGTAGAAAACTGGATTGTTCGCACCAGTCTCAAACTCTATAAGTTTCTTATTGGGAGCTAAATAAGTACCATCAAAATAACCACACCTCCAATGTTCTTCTCCCCGTTTAATGAAGCAGTTTGATACATTCTCATTCATTTTTTTGTTGAAGGCAAAAACCATGCAATCTGAAGAAGTCGGCAAGGATGAGAATGATATACCTGAGTATCCAAGACCATTATCATCTGGCAAGTCTGGAAGCTTGATACTAAATCTCGTAAAGGGATTGTGCAAGAACAATTCCAGACGTTTTGACAAGAGGAACCACCCACCTTTCGAAAAGGAGATTCTAAAACCTCTAAACATCTCAGGGATACTCACAAGGTATTTCTCATTATTATGCAATGGGTTTACGAAATTGAAGACGGTTGAATCATACTTGGAAGAAACCAGCCATGGGGACAAATCTGCGATCCGGATAGTTCTTTCAGAAGAGGATCTTTTCAGATTCAATATAGAGCGGTATCTTTGACTCACTGCACGTAAATGAATGTAATCCACTGTATGAAGATGGTTTGACACTGACCATACAAAATCATCGCTAGCAAGAATCCCTGGACTTGTATCTTCAATATCATCTTTCTCATCATCCCTAGATACAGGAGCTATGTTCTCAGTTACCTTCAAAATTCTATCCATGTGGTCAACTTTTCCCAAAATACAATCGGCTGTTTTCCTTTTATCATTAACCCTACAAATTAAAGAACCAGAACATTATAAAGTTAGCGACATCTATTAAATCACTATTACATAGGATAAACAGGAACACATGATGCAGAGATTACAGGCTTATAGCTAAGTCTGGTCAACATTTTTACACTAAAATTTGGCTAGTTGGGACAAACTGACCACCTACATATAAAGTAGGCTCTGCATTTTTTTTGTATCATTCTCTTGTAGACATGGGTCTTGGAAGTATCCATTCATTGTGAAGGTTTCAAAAACACAGTCAAGAAAGTTCTTCAAAGCATTGATGTATAATCATTAACTGTAATCTGTTTTCTGCAATATCATAAAACTGATACATACACtatgttttttttcttgaaaaacagATGTTTATCAGACACCAAGTGATCCACAACAACTCAAAGTAAGTAACAGGAGATGTTAATTCAGACAAATTGACCAAAACGCTAATCGTAAGAAACTCTGGCGGCCTGGCCTCAACCATTAGAAtcatcaacaaaagaagaaaaacagagcAGAGGGAAGAACAAAAACAATAACAATAAGAAGAGTgatgaaaaacaaaaacatcCAAATCCCATAGATGATAGTCGAGATGGAAGAGCTCAGGTAATAATAATAGAAGTATAAATTAATAGGGTAAGTAGGAAGGGAATGAAAATGGAGGAGGTAATGGTGGTGGCGGGGTATGGCTTGTGCATTAACTACAAACTACACAAAGAATAGATAGATATTTGGGCAAAAGCAAGCATAAATAATAAGGCAGAAAGCATGATGTCTTCAACGACAGAAAGAATGATACCTTGGAGGTGGAGTAATCATCAGCCATTCAGGTTGGAACCACGGCGTTGGTAGATCAGGACATGGCACAGAAAGGAAAAGACTTAGTTCTTCCAAGTCATATTTGTACAGGCTCATTTCTTCATCCTGTGTATAATACATACAACCTTTAAGAAGTCTTAAATCTGAGGCCAAGCAAGAGAGTTGTGTATGATAGCTTATAAACAAGACGTGGGCATCTAAGCTTTTAACAGTCTCCCAAGCAATCAAAGCAAAATCCAATTTCCATATTTCAATTTCGCATATACAGTTGGAATATATACCTCTAGGGATGCTCCATTTCCGAATACAGAAGACCTCCCCAAAAGACTGAATAAAATACTCGCCATAAGCTCGAAACAAACCTCCACCAGTTGATTCATTTGCAGCAATCTTGTCTGTGCTAATAACAACTTCATCTCCCACTGCGAGGATTTCTTCGTCATCCATATCAGTTCCACCTCGCACTTCTACTTCATAGTAGACAGGGTTGGAGCACATTATATATAACTTATTTTTGAGGTACAGCATCGTTTTTGGATCATGCATTGCATCAAGCTCATGCCTTCTCCATTCTTTTTCACCGGGGTGACAAAATAGAAGAACACAAGTAAAACTAACATTACTGTGACCTCCATCAAAAAGTAAATAAACCATGGAATCTGTATCACAATTATCGCCATCGCTActactgctgctgctattgctacTGTTGCTGATGCTGGTGTTGATCTGAGGGGGTGACGTCAAAATACAATCTTTGAGGCAACACTTATCCTCTGTTTTATAATATCGCAATAAAGAAGGTAACGGAATATTATCTAGTGTTTGAGGGTTCCAAAGATAACAATCTCCATAATTAGGATCAGTAGTATCATCATGACAAATAACAATTAACCATCCCTGATGACAATTTTTCTGCCAAAAATCTCTCTTACTTAATTCTGGTATAAACTTTTTTGATGATCTCTTGTTCAACTGATCATCATGGCATATGTTATAGAAACTAAGAAATTTACCATCTTTCCCATGTGGGAAAACAAGCCAAGGTGCTACCATTGGTGATGGTGGTAGTTTCCGGTCACCTCTTACCTGATGATCTGATTTCTGCATTGCGGCTGAAAGGGAAGACgagaagaaagatgaaacaaACCCTAGAATAAATCTCCTGTGTTGATGCAGAACAAGAGAAGAACCAGAAGTATATATAAGAGAAGAATTAATTAATTCCTGAACTTCTAAATCCCGATCAACAAGAATAAAGGAAACCGATTCACAAAGGAAATCCTTAAGATCCACCCACCGAGTCCGTTCATAATTAAAACGTCATTAATGAATCAATTAATTAATTGACACGACCTCCGCAATTtaggaaagaagaagatttttgaaaAGGTCAGGATGTTTACATTTGACTGACACAACACAGTTCCGCATGCATGACACACGGTTATGTCCACCCAACCACTTTAGAAACTTTCTGGACTTGTTTTCTTTTCTCCCAAACAGAAAGTCTAATTTAGCTCTAAATCCAAGTCTAGAAATTAAGATTCAATTTGATTGAGGAAATAATCATCTGCAGTAAAAATAATTAGTCTTTCTGA
This is a stretch of genomic DNA from Papaver somniferum cultivar HN1 chromosome 1, ASM357369v1, whole genome shotgun sequence. It encodes these proteins:
- the LOC113324416 gene encoding F-box/kelch-repeat protein At1g57790-like; translation: MTKKSSQWEMKLLLAQTRLLQMNQLVEVCFELMASILFSLLGRSSVFGNGASLEDEEMSLYKYDLEELSLFLSVPCPDLPTPWFQPEWLMITPPPRVNDKRKTADCILGKVDHMDRILKVTENIAPVSRDDEKDDIEDTSPGILASDDFVWSVSNHLHTVDYIHLRAVSQRYRSILNLKRSSSERTIRIADLSPWLVSSKYDSTVFNFVNPLHNNEKYLVSIPEMFRGFRISFSKGGWFLLSKRLELFLHNPFTRFSIKLPDLPDDNGLGYSGISFSSLPTSSDCMVFAFNKKMNENVSNCFIKRGEEHWRCGYFDGTYLAPNKKLIEFETGANNPVFYNGAFYCLDLNGTLGVSKQENGVISWEVLATLPQPNCGFIYESYLVECEGKLMCVLLGHLGKWVRIFRLNEMVWVEVTNLGRHMLCVSNTSCISAVAPTSEMENKIYFSRLHEEGILFYSLDTGMYHSIGSKHSARDYRESKEMLRCSWIEPNWSESSDQSLDWVSI